One segment of Coffea arabica cultivar ET-39 chromosome 7c, Coffea Arabica ET-39 HiFi, whole genome shotgun sequence DNA contains the following:
- the LOC113699739 gene encoding uncharacterized protein encodes MVIGRLITVEPREGEMYYIRLLLTHVQEPTSFDDLLKVRGHKTDSLREACLLLGLLESDSYIEEALQEAAHFQMPYLLRMKACILFDSGFNIQLKRSSFFIDSPGGTGKTFLCRVLLPFLRSQGYVAIAVATSGVATPIIPGGRTDEASMAKTETIEAVHCLLTDIVESDVPFGGKTIIFGGDFRQTLPVIEQLGEVGEDVEPVDEHGQMSLPPHMVISYHNKEESLDRLFGIVFPDLNLYSCNPYRIINRCVLCPKNSSVDEINRMMIAKFPENLHRYRSCDRTVDKRNLTDYEDFLNSFNPKEWYMLFQLETSYQALKAEPAKSPFKKNNR; translated from the exons ATGGTCATAGGGAGACTGATAACTGTCGAGCCTAGGGAAGGAGAAATGTACTACATAAGACTTTTACTCACACATGTTCAGGAACCAACGTCGTTTGATGACTTACTTAAGGTTAGAGGTCACAAAACTGACTCTCTTAGAGAGGCCTGTTTGCTGTTAGGATTATTGGAATCTGATTCCTATATAGAAGAAGCATTACAGGAAGCTGCTCATTTCCAAATGCCATATTTGTTAAG GATGAAGGCATGCATTTTATTTGATTCTGGATTCAATATCCAGCTCAAAAGGTCAAGCTTTTTTATTGATAGTCCAGGTGGAACGGGTAAAACCTTCTTATGTCGAGTGCTTCTCCCTTTTCTTCGTTCACAAGGATATGTGGCAATTGCAGTGGCCACATCTGGGGTCGCAACACCTATCATCCCTGGTGGTAGAACT GATGAGGCTTCAATGGCAAAAACGGAAACAATAGAGGCAGTTCATTGTCTTCTTACAGATATAGTGGAATCTGATGTACCCTTTGGaggaaaaactattatttttggcgGTGATTTTCGCCAAACCCTGCCTGTTATTGAACAGCTAGGCGA AGTTGGAGAAGATGTTGAACCTGTTGATGAACATGGTCAGATGTCCCTTCCACCTCATATGGTTATTTCTTATCATAACAAAGAAGAGTCGCTTGACAG GTTATTTGGGATTGTCTTTCCTGATTTAAATCTGTACTCTTGTAATCCTTATCGAATAATAAATAGATGTGTACTTTGTCCAAAAAATAGTTCAGTGGATGAAATTAATAGGATGATGATTGCAAAATTTCCAGAAAATCTTCACAGATATAGAAGTTGTGATAGAACTGTTGATAAGAGAAATCTGACAGATTATGAGGACTTTCTAAATTCTTTTAACCCAAAAG AATGGTACATGTTATTCCAGTTAGAGACGTCCTACCAGGCTCTGAAGGCAGAACCTGCAAAGTCACCGTTCAAGAAAAACAACAGATAA
- the LOC140010600 gene encoding uncharacterized protein, protein MGKTLMTIISSKIPLHPIMDETSMAKTETIEAVHCLLTDIMESYRLATNMRVALNRTFSAFLFRVGADVEPVDEHGQMSLPPHMVISYHNKEESLGRLFGIVFPELNLYSCDPYRMINRCVFCPKNGSVDEINRMMIAKFLKNLHRYRSCDRTVDKRNQTDYEDFLNSFNPKSLPSHELLRKENCPIMLLRNVNPMDGLCNGTRLICRELGELTITEKIFSGPYEGKKSSFQKFLCRLLTAKRMLYVALSRVRNSSAVKALIAPGTSDDIKVDYSNAIANFPFHFCCLKIYRMEHVIPVKDVLPGSEGRTCKVTMQEKQ, encoded by the exons ATGGGAAAAACCTTAATGACTATCATTTCCTCGAAGATTCCTTTACATCCCATTATG GATGAGACTTCAATGGCAAAAACGGAAACAATAGAGGCAGTTCATTGTCTTCTTACAGATATAATGGAATCTTAT CGACTGGCAACAAATATGAGAGTTGCCTTAAATCGAACATTTTCAGCTTTTTTGTTTAGAGTAGGAGCAGATGTTGAACCGGTTGATGAACATGGCCAGATGTCCCTTCCACCTCATATGGTTATTTCTTATCACAACAAAGAAGAGTCGCTCGGCAG GTTATTTGGGATCGTCTTTCCTGAATTAAATCTGTACTCATGTGATCCTTATCGAATGATAAATAGATGTgttttttgtccaaaaaatGGTTCAGTTGATGAAATTAATAGGATGATGATTgcaaaatttctgaaaaatcTTCACAGATATAGAAGTTGTGATAGAACTGTTGATAAGAGAAATCAGACAGATTATGAGGACTTTCTAAATTCTTTTAACCCAAAAAGTCTGccttctcatgaacttttacgcAAAGAAAACTGTCCTATAATGCTTCTAAGAAATGTGAATCCAATGGATGGTCTTTGCAATGGCACACGGTTAATCTGTAGAGAATTGGGTGAGCTCACAATTACTGAGAAAATTTTCTCTGGTCCTTATGAAGGGAAAAAGTCTTCATTCCAAAAATTCCTTTGCAGACTTTTGACAGCGAAAAGAATG CTTTATGTTGCTCTCTCTAGAGTTAGGAATTCTTCCGCAGTTAAAGCTTTAATTGCTCCGGGTACTTCTGATGACATCAAAGTTGATT ATTCAAATGCTATTGCCAATTTCCCATTCCATTTCTGTTGTCTAAAAATTTACAGAATGGAACATGTTATCCCAGTCAAAGACGTCCTACCTGGCTCTGAAGGCAGGACTTGCAAAGTCACCATGCAAGAAAAACAGTAG